Genomic DNA from Segatella copri:
AATCAACTTGGGCATGCAGAAGCCCTGGTTCACCCTCCATACTGATGTGGCATCTTATCGCTTGAACCGTCCTATCTTCATGGGCAACTTCAACAATGCCTTCTCCTTGCCATGCGGCATCACCCTTAACGTGGATTATCGCTATCAGAGCAAGGGTAACACGATGAACGTATATCTTGCCAAAGAGCAGCATGTACTGGATGTCAGCATCAGTAAGTCATTCCTAAAGGATGCCCTTACCTTGGAAATAAAAGGCAACGACCTGCTTTATAAATGTTGGGATGCCGACTTGCTCTATAACCAAAAGATGGAACTTTTGCAAGTATCTAAGCGAGGTACGAGAGACCTGCAACTCACCCTTTGCTATAAGTTCAATACCACACGTAGCAAGTACAAAGGAACTGGTGTCGGTAATGCAGAGCTGAATCGACTATAAATATCTTTTATTACTTTTATTCGAAAGTAGAGACATTTAAGGTGATTTCCTATAAGGGGAACAAAAAAGCAGCAAACCGCAAAGGGCTTGCTGCTCACGATAGGAGTGATTCCTATTTCTTTTATGGGTTGAGTTTTCTTTATATCCTTATCTCAATGGGTTTATACTTCCTTCAATACGGTTTCCAATCTTCCGATGAAGTCATCTACATTTTCCTTGGTCAATACCAATGGAGGGAGGATACGAAGGATGTTGGTGCCGGCGCAACCGGTGAAGCAGTGCTGCTCGTGGATGAGCTTGCTGCGAACTTCCTTGTGAGGAATGTCGAGTACGGCGCCTACCATTAAACCACGGCCACGAACCTCTGTGATGTGGCTGTTGCGCTTCTGCAACTCCTTCAGCTGGGCGATGAGATATTCACCAACCTCATGCGCATTCTCTACCAGATTCTCTTTTTCGAAAACATCGAGAACGGCGAGAGCGGCAGTACATGCCAGGTGGTTGCCACCAAAGGTTGTACCCAACTGACCATATACAGGAGTAAACTCTGGAGAAATCAATACGCCACCCATAGGGAAACCATTACCGATACCCTTGGCTACGGTGATGAGATCTGGCTTGATGCCCAACCACTGGTGTGCAAAGAACTTACCGCTTCTGCCATAACCACACTGGATTTCATCGCAAATCAGGAAGGTGCCGTATTTCTTGCAGGCTGCCTGTAATCCCTGAGCAAACTCAGGAGTTACCATGTTGCAACCACCTACGCCCTGAATAGCTTCGATGATACAAGCGCATACATCGCCCTTGGCAAGTTCCTTCTCCCAAGCCTCCAAATCGTTGATAGGAAGATAGGTTACGTGACCATTATCATTGATAGGAGCGATGATCTTAGGATTATTTGTTACCTCTACGGCAAGGGATGTTCTGCCGTGGAAAGCCTTCTCTATAGAAAGCACGCGGGTTCTTCCGTTGGTGAATGAAGCCAGTTTCAAGGCATTCTCGTTTGCCTCGGCACCAGAGTTGATGAGGAAGAACTGATAATCTTCATAACCGCTAATCTTGCCCAGACGCTCAGCGAGTTTCACCTGCAACTTGTTGATGACAGAGTTGGAATAGAAACCCAGATTGTTCAACTGGTTGGTGAGCATCTCCACATAATGAGGATGGCAATGACCGATGCTGATAACGGCATGACCGCCATAGAGGTCGAGGTATTCTTGACCCTTGTCGTCCCATACCTTGCAGCCCTTACCTTTTACAATATTAATATCGAAAAGAGGATATACGTCGTAAAGTTTCATGTTAAATCTATGTTTTAAGAAAGACAACTCATAGAGTTATCTTATTACAAACTATTTTTTATGATAGAAGAACGAATGATTTTTCATCCGTTCTTCCGAATTCTTTTATCTAAAATGCTGATGGCTTGAGTTTCAAACCTGCTGTCTGGTCGAGACCAAACATGATGTTCATGTTCTGAACAGCCTGACCTACGGCACCCTTCAGAAGATTGTCGATGCAGGAAGTAATCAGGAGCTTATCGCCATACTTATCCACATGAACCAGGCACTTGTTGGTATTCACCACCTGCTTCAGGTCGATTGCCTTATCCACATAGTGGGTGAACTTGGCATCCTTGTAGAACTCCTTGTAACCTGCTACGATTTCCTCGATTGGCTTGTCGGTCTTCACCACTTCTGTAGCGAAGATGCCACGGGCGAAGTCGCCACGGTAAGGGATGAAGTCGATGGCTGCATCGAGATAACCCTGTGTCTGCTTCAGACTCTCACGAATCTCTGGTACGTGCTGATGGTTGAATGCCTTGTAGATGCTCATGTTGTTGTTGCGCCATGAGAAATGGGTAGTGGCGCCTGGCTTCTGACCTGCGCCGGTGCTGCCTGTAATGGCGTTGACAGATACATCGCTGTTGATGAGGCCCATCTTAGCAGCAGGCAACAAACCAAGTTGAATGCAGGTTGCAAAACAACCTGGGTTTGCCACGTGCTGAGCTACGGCTATTTTTGATTCATTTATTTCTGGAAGACCATATACAAAATCGTGAGCGGCTGGGGTTGGCTGCTGGGTGGCAACCACAGTCTCTGGGGCCAGACGGAAGTCCTGTGCCAAGTCGATAATCTTCACGTTCTCCGGAACATTGTGCTCCTTCAGGAACGCCTCGCTCTTGCCATGACCGAAGCAGAAGAAGATAACATCTACCTGGTCGAAAGGCATCTCGGCGGTAAACTTCAAGTCGGTCTCGCCATACAATCCCTCGTGAACCTCAGCCACCAGGTTGCCGGCGTTACTCTCGCTGTTGGCGAATACAATCTCTGCCTCTGGATGGTTGATAAGGAGGCGAATCAACTCACCTCCTGTATAACCAGCTGCTCCTAAAATACCTACTTTTACCATATTATCTTTCCTCATTAGGGTGCATACCATAATAAACACGGAGTGGGGTAGAGCTTACCTTGATGAAGCCCTTTGCATCCTCGGCTGTCCAACCGTGCTGCATCTCACCATACTCACCGAGCTTAGACTTGGTCAAATCGTCTGGTGAATCGACACCAACAGTCTGGAAACTGTATGGACGGAGTTTCAGGATAGCTGTACCGTTTACGTTGCGCTGAGAAGAAGTCAGCATCG
This window encodes:
- a CDS encoding aspartate aminotransferase family protein — its product is MKLYDVYPLFDINIVKGKGCKVWDDKGQEYLDLYGGHAVISIGHCHPHYVEMLTNQLNNLGFYSNSVINKLQVKLAERLGKISGYEDYQFFLINSGAEANENALKLASFTNGRTRVLSIEKAFHGRTSLAVEVTNNPKIIAPINDNGHVTYLPINDLEAWEKELAKGDVCACIIEAIQGVGGCNMVTPEFAQGLQAACKKYGTFLICDEIQCGYGRSGKFFAHQWLGIKPDLITVAKGIGNGFPMGGVLISPEFTPVYGQLGTTFGGNHLACTAALAVLDVFEKENLVENAHEVGEYLIAQLKELQKRNSHITEVRGRGLMVGAVLDIPHKEVRSKLIHEQHCFTGCAGTNILRILPPLVLTKENVDDFIGRLETVLKEV
- the argC gene encoding N-acetyl-gamma-glutamyl-phosphate reductase yields the protein MVKVGILGAAGYTGGELIRLLINHPEAEIVFANSESNAGNLVAEVHEGLYGETDLKFTAEMPFDQVDVIFFCFGHGKSEAFLKEHNVPENVKIIDLAQDFRLAPETVVATQQPTPAAHDFVYGLPEINESKIAVAQHVANPGCFATCIQLGLLPAAKMGLINSDVSVNAITGSTGAGQKPGATTHFSWRNNNMSIYKAFNHQHVPEIRESLKQTQGYLDAAIDFIPYRGDFARGIFATEVVKTDKPIEEIVAGYKEFYKDAKFTHYVDKAIDLKQVVNTNKCLVHVDKYGDKLLITSCIDNLLKGAVGQAVQNMNIMFGLDQTAGLKLKPSAF